The Primulina huaijiensis isolate GDHJ02 chromosome 9, ASM1229523v2, whole genome shotgun sequence genomic interval AAAGGTCCCGAAGAGAAGTCATTTCTGCTATTTGCAAGTTCTTCTATCATGCGGGAGTGCCTTCTCACGCAGCCAACTCCCAGTACTTTCAGAAAATGCTGGAATCGATTTGTCAGTATGGATCAGATTTGAAAGGGCCTTCAAGCCATTTGCTATCTGGTAGATTTTTACAGGATGAGATATCGACCATCAAGAACTACCTTTCAGAGTTCAAGTCTTCCTGGGCAGTTACGGGGTGTTCTATTTTGGCAGATAGTTGGGAAAATCTTCAGGGTAGGACGATGATCAATATTTTGGTTTCTTGCCCCCGTGGTGTGCACTTTGTTTGTTCAGTTGATGCCACAGGTGTAGTTGATGATGCAACCTATTTATATAAACTGCTTGACAAAGTGGTGGATGACATGGGGGAGGAAAATGTAGTGCAGGTATCTTTTGCTTCACACATGCTTTATAATTACACGAAAtgtatataaatcatttatTATTCACCGATTGACTACTCTCTCCTCATTCTTTCTTCCTTCTTGGCGATAACTATATCTGTAGGTAATCACACAGAATACTCCCAGTTATCAGGCTGCGGGGAAGATGCTGGAAGAGAAGAGACCAAATTTATTTTGGACGCCTTGTGCTTCCTATTGTATTGATCGAATGCTCAAAGAATTTATGAAGCTAAATAGGGTGGGGTACTGCATAGAGAAAGGCCAAAAAATTACGAAGTTAATTTACAATTCGGCATGGTTGTACAATCTTATGAAAAAAGAATATACTAAAGGTGAGGAACTTCTGAGGCCGTCTATCACTCAGTATGCTTCAAGTTTTACCACGTTACTAAGCTTGCTTCACCATAGGGTTGGTCTTAGAAGAATGTTTGAGTCAAACAAGTGGAATTCCTCTAAGTTTTCCAAGTTGGACGAGGGTAAAGAGGTGAAAAGTATTGTGCTGGATTCCTTATTTTGGAGGAAGCTACAGTTTGTTAAAAGATTAGTGGACCCTATAATCGAAGTGCTTCAAGAGATCAATAGCGATGAGAAACTCTCTATTCCATATATTTACAATGATATGTACAGCGCAAAGCTTGCGATTAAAAACAATCATAATGATGATGCAAGCAAATATGAAACCTTTTGGAGATTGATTGACGATCAATGGAGCTCATTATTTCACCATCCCCTCTATCTGGCTGCTTATTTCCTGAATCCGTCTTTCCGTTATCGTGCAGATTTTATCCTGGTAGGATCTTGAAGAAGTCAAGAATCAGATTTCTTTGCATTTTTCTAATGTTTGTTTAATTTGCATCTTGTAGCATCCGGATGTCATACGAGGCCTGAATGCATGCATTGTTAGATTGGAACCAGACAGTGCTAGAAGAGTCTCAGCATCCATGCAGGTGTGAGCATACTTGTTTATCACGTTTGTATTCTAAAGGAAGAGTTCTAACCTTGTGTGCGTGTACATATTCTTCTAATGTATGGCTTTACTGTACCAGATTTCCGACTTTGGTTCTGCAAAAGCTGATTTCGGAACTGACTTGGCTATCAGTACTAGATCAGAGCTTGATCCAGGTTATACCATTTGAGATAGTCTGATAAATTATATGTTTCAAGAGTATTTCCACGAAAGCcaatcttctttttcttcagcTGCTTGGTGGCAACAACATGGGATTAATTGTTTGGAGCTGCAACGAATAGCAGTGCGTATACTAAGTCAAACTTGCTCGTCTTTTGGGTGTGAGCACAACTGGAGTATGCATGATCGGATATATGGAGAGAGACACAATCGTTTGGCGCAAACAAGATTGAATGAGGCTATGTACGTTCACTACAATTTGAGGCTTCGGGAGCGCCAGATAAGAAAAAGTTCGAGCGACTCTGTGTCTCTTGACAGTGTTCTACAAGAAAGTTCATTGTATGATTGGATTGCGGACACAGAGAAACAAGTGTTGCACGAAGATGAGGTACCCCTTTAGGACTTGCTCTCTAAGCATGTTTATTTGATAGTATGCTTGTAAGTAGCCAATGAACAACTttcatcataattttttaatgcAACTCCTAACGTTTTGTCTCGAACACCGTATTTCAACAGGCCACCACCCTTTATACCGACACGGAGCATGGGGATGCATATGAGGATGATTTGCTGGAGTTCGACGAGGGATCATTGGAGATGGCCTCCCTTGCAGATATGGTAGAACCGTTGAATTTTCGGACTGATTCGGCTTCAGATGATGATCAAGATCTTAACTTTCTTGATGACGATGACGATATGACCGATTAGTAGTCACACTCTCAGCTCACACCAATCAACTAGTGCATCCTTATCTGTTTAAAATGCAGCATGCTTGATTTTTCCTTATCTCTCATTTAGTGTATATAtgtaattatataatatgaccTTGCTGCTCTGTAAGTTGTGAAGTTACTTAGTGTTGGCCAAATTTGTAAAAACATGTTAAATAGAAGAAAGTGGAAGGGGCATCCATTTTTTGGTTTTTGCTGACAATTAACTAATTCAATCGACACAATccataaaataaagaaattctTACTGACCAGCTTTATCCCTCGAAATGGTGCTCAACAATTTC includes:
- the LOC140984472 gene encoding uncharacterized protein, whose amino-acid sequence is MAPHRSSRYVDPGWEHGVAQDDRKKKVRCNYCGKVVSGGIYRLKQHIARLSGEVTHCDKAPEEVCLKMRANLEGCRVGKKSRQVEFDEQSYFNFADNDIVEEEEPVAYRNKGKQLLSDKGLVIDMAPLRSLGYVDPGWEHGVPQDDRKKKVKCNYCEKIVSGGINRFKQHLARIPGEVAPCNNAPEEVYLKIKENMKWHRTGRRHRRPGTKEISTFYLNSEDEDDEAACYIGNDKIVLGDRRYKRDFGRTFKGLSLCNGTESLSKRPRFDANVLKMPKTEMQTSGNQVKTGSSKRSRREVISAICKFFYHAGVPSHAANSQYFQKMLESICQYGSDLKGPSSHLLSGRFLQDEISTIKNYLSEFKSSWAVTGCSILADSWENLQGRTMINILVSCPRGVHFVCSVDATGVVDDATYLYKLLDKVVDDMGEENVVQVITQNTPSYQAAGKMLEEKRPNLFWTPCASYCIDRMLKEFMKLNRVGYCIEKGQKITKLIYNSAWLYNLMKKEYTKGEELLRPSITQYASSFTTLLSLLHHRVGLRRMFESNKWNSSKFSKLDEGKEVKSIVLDSLFWRKLQFVKRLVDPIIEVLQEINSDEKLSIPYIYNDMYSAKLAIKNNHNDDASKYETFWRLIDDQWSSLFHHPLYLAAYFLNPSFRYRADFILHPDVIRGLNACIVRLEPDSARRVSASMQISDFGSAKADFGTDLAISTRSELDPAAWWQQHGINCLELQRIAVRILSQTCSSFGCEHNWSMHDRIYGERHNRLAQTRLNEAMYVHYNLRLRERQIRKSSSDSVSLDSVLQESSLYDWIADTEKQVLHEDEATTLYTDTEHGDAYEDDLLEFDEGSLEMASLADMVEPLNFRTDSASDDDQDLNFLDDDDDMTD